In Oryza sativa Japonica Group chromosome 1, ASM3414082v1, the genomic stretch cgcgtggcAGACCGTCCGCCAGCGGGCCACAAGCGCCCTGCCGGGCCTGAGGCCGGACGGAAAAAGAAGCGGCTCCGGAAGAAGGACAAATGGAGCCGTGTCGGGGGAGCTTCATTGAGCCCCCGAAGTGGACTTTCAATCGCCCTCCCCGCAGGTACGATTGCCGGCACCCACTTCGGTGCTTTTACCCAGCTCGGTCTGTTgttccctccttttctttttcttcgttaaCGCGATCTGGGTTCTCTTGTAGCGAGATTCCTTCCTAGGGGGTCTCAGGGTCCGACCCTTCGCAGGGGACCAAATCCGAATGATCGGAGCGGCCCGGGCTTGGCCGATCCAAGGCCGCGGGGCCTTCACAGCCTCTCGGCGGGGCCCACAGACCACATACCGGGTCCGACCCCGAGTTAACCCCAGCCAGGACTCGACTCGCAGCGGGCGATAGCGGTGGTGATGCCCCTCCCGGGGGCAGCTCCGAGACCAGGGTCCATGCGGAGCGCCACCCGGGACCGGGGGGCGAGGGAGGTCGTGGCTCGGAAGCCGCGGCCAGAGGCGGCCCTGAGCTCGAGGTCGAGACCGAAACTGGGGGCGGGCCCGAGCCCGAGGCCGAGGCTGAATCTACCTGAGGACCCGAGACGGGGGGCGAGAGGGACGGCCGCTCCCCCTTGCACTTGGGGCGCCCTCGGGGCTGGTTGCGCAGAAGAGGGGCCGAGAGCAGCCCCCAGTCTCGCGGGGGATCCAGCAGCACTCCGTCGTCCCAGGGGCAGACCACGACcttttcttctccaactccggcaAATATGGAACCGCTCCTgcaggtgctcgccgccgccgattccaCCGTCCGGGAGGGGCTCAACGCCCAAGTTCAAGCCCTGGCGGAAGAGCGAGCAGCCCTGGAGGCAGAGTGGGCACAGCTTGCTGCGGACCGCGCGCGGGTTGACGAGGGGCGCCGCGCCGTGGACGACATGGTGAAGGTGGGACGCAAAATGCGCCAAGCCCAATTGGCTGAAATTCAGGCGCGCGAGGAGACGCTGGACTCCGTCATGCGGGAGACGGAGGAAGAGCGGCAGGCGGCACTGATCGCCTCAAGCGTCCTGGACGAAGCGTTGGGCGACATCCGCCTACAGTACGAGTCCCATGCCGAGGACCTGGTGAAGAGGGTCAAGGATGCCCGCAGTATCCTCGACGCAGCTGCTGCCCAAGAACGGCGGGTATCGGAGGCCGACACGTCGCTGCGGGCCCGGACGGCGGCGCTCGAGGCTGAACACAGGGCCTTGGATGAGCGTTCCCGCTCCGCGCAGGAGTTCGAGACCACGATTCATCGGCGAATCGAGGTCCTCGACCGGAGCCAGCGCGAGCAGAACGCGCGCAGCCAGGAGCAGGCGTAGCGAGCCCAGGAGCTGGAGAGGCGGGCTCAGGCGCTGGAGGAGCGAGCGCGTCTGCTGGATCAGCGGGAGTCCACCTTGGCCGCCCACGAGAGaatggcggcggaggtggaggcctCCCTTCGCCTTCGTGAAGAGGCCGCAGCCAAGCGTGACCGGGTCACCCTCGTCGCGAAAGCTTCAGCGGACCGCCTCGCAGAGGAGCTACGGCTTCGGGAAGAGGCGTGCCGGGAACGGGACGTCGCACTCGCCGAGCGTGAAGCCGATGTGAACCGCGATGAGGTGGCCTCACACCGGCTGGGCGAGCAACTCGCGAAACGCGAGGAGGCCGTTGCCGGACGCGCGGCGATAGCGGCGAGGGCTTCTGAGCTGGAGGCCCGGGAAAAGGACCTAGCGGCGGGCGGGCAGCCCGGCAGCGCGGAGTTGGTGAGCCAGCCTACCACGGCTCAGAGCACTCTCGCCGACCTAGAGCGCTTGGTGCAAGATCAGGCTGGGGAGATTGCGGCCCTCCGCCTCACCAACGAGATCGGACCTGGGCAGCTCTCCGATGCCGTCGATCAGCTGGAGCGCGCGGGGCGCCGAGTACACAGCCAGCACTCGCGCTCCGGCTGGACGGGCTGGCAGTGGATCTGgagaggctggaggaggagattggCGAGACCGTGAAATCGTCGTCAGCTTCCTTGGCATGGGCCGCGGTGGAACTGGTCCTCGCGAGCCACCAAGCGCGCAACCCCGACTTCGTCCCGTGGCGCGCACTCGAGGATTTCCCCCCGGGGACCGAGGCAAAGGCTCGGGAGCAAGTCCGGGAGACGGCCGACGCGATTGTCTCTAacttcgaggggtcggcccccCGGTTCACCTTCGGGCTTGCCTCGAATGAGGAGAGCAGGAGCGGAGACGATGatgacgacgtcggcggcgaggactgGGACGACGTCGTTAGCGGCGCCGGCCTCGGGGGCCCGGGCACTCCGTGATCATTCGCgctttttatttccttttgttGTGTGCCTGCAACGGACACTTCTTGTATTTAGGCCATCGTGCCGTCTTATCTTGTCTGTAATTAAAGCTTCCTTTTCACACTTTGTACGCCTTTGCTCCCCATTGAATGCCTGCGGCACAGAAAGACGAAGAAACAAGAGCAAAAGCATATAATTAACCTCCCTGTGAACGAAATGCCGCTCTTACCCCATCCTCCCCCCCTCGGGCTCGTTCTAGCGAAAAGGCAAATCCGTGCTCGGTCCGTGGTACCTAAGTGGTGAGGGGCAAGATCATCGCCCCGAGGGAGCCGCCCAGCGGGACTGGCCAGACCGAGGCTACAACGACCAGGGGTCAAGGACGGCCGTGTGTAGGCCCTTCCGAGCCCCCGGGGTTCGGCGCAACCCGGGGAGCGGCCCGTGTTTGGGCTCTCTTTCGACGGTTTTTAGGTCGCCCCACGGCACTTAGGGTCTGGAGTAAACCCGAACTGTCCTTTGAACCAGGACAAGCTAGAGGAAAGAGTAAGAAGAAAGGGCGCGTAACAGCCTCCACATTAAATGGAAAAATTTATTGCTTGGAAAGGGAAAAGGATACACAATGGTAGCCCCTGGCCAAGCCCGCACAAGCCGAGGGGTTGTGCGGGGGTTGGCCCGAGCTCTTGGAAAGCAAAAAATCTCGACGCTATGGATAGAAGCGACAGAGGTGTTCGATATTCCAGGGGTTAGGCAACTCCGTGCCGTCCTCCGTGGTTAGTCGAATGGAGCCTGGCCAGGGAACGCCGATCACTTTGTATGGCTCTTCCCACATTGGCGAGAGCTTGCTCAGCCCCAGGCGCGATTgcacgcggcgtaggacgaggttgCCAACTTGTAGTGaccgggcccggacgtggcgctgatggtagcgccgcaggctttGCTGGTAGCACGCGGTACGCAGGGCCGCACGCCTCCTCTGTTCTTGAAGATAGTCGAGGTCATCGCGGCGAAGACCATCCTGGTTGGTCTCATTGTACAGCGCGACGCGAGGCGATCCTAGGGAAAGCTCCGAAGGTAGGACCGCCTCGGCGCCATACACCAGGAAAAAGGGCGTTTCCCCCGTGGCGCGGCTTGGAGTGGTCCGATTTGCCCACAACACGGCGGGTAATTCCTCGAGCCACAAATCCCCGTGTTTTTTCAGGACGTTGTACGTCTTGGTCttgaggcctttgaggattttgGCGTTGGCTCGCTCAACTTGGCCGTTGCTCTTGGAGTGGGCGGGCGAGGCAAAGCACAATTTGATGCCCATGTCGTCGCAATAATCGCCGAACAGCTCActggtgaactgggtgccgttatctgTAATGGTGCGGTTGGGCACTCCGAATAGGgacgtgatgcccctgatgaacttGAGGGCGGAATGCTTGTCGATCTTGACGACCAGGTAAGCTTCGGGCCACTTGGTGAACTAGTCGATGGCGACGTACATGTGCTGATACCCGCCTCAAGCCGCCTTGAATGGTCCGAGGATGTCTAGCCCCCAGACCGCAAAAGGCCAAGATAGTGGGATGACCTGCAAGGCTTGGGCCAGCTAGtgggtttgcttggcgtggaactggcatgCCTTGCACCGCCGGACCCATTCTTGGGCATCTTGCAATACAGTCGGCCAGTAAAAACCTTGTCGGAAGGCTTTACCGACCAAAGTTcgtgaggccgaatgggccCCACACTCACCCTAATGGGTTTCAGCTATGAGCTCGATGCCTTGCTCTCGAGAAACACACTTCAAGAGTATCCCATTGGTGGCACGCTGGTAGAGGGTCCCTTCTGCGAGGACGTACCGCTTGGATATGCGCGCGAGCTTCTCAGCTTCTGCGCGATCCTCAGGAAGAGTATTGCTGTCGAGATACGCCAGGATGTCAGTCATCCAACCGACCTGACGAGGGGGGTCGGGGTCGACCCCCTCGGGCCGCGGGTCGCCAAGGGTCGGGGCGGAGGGCGTGTCGTCGGGGTCCCTCGAGGGGTTCGGTTGCGCCGATGGCTGCGCGAGTCTTTCCTCGAAGGTCCTCGGGGGGAGTGGGGCTCGTGCCGACGCAACACGCGACAACTCATCAGCAAAAGTGTTGTCGCGTCGGGGCACGTGCCGGAGCTCGAGTCCGTCAAAGTGACGTTCCATGCGCCGCACTTCGCGGACATATGCGTCCATTTGTGGGTCGGTGCACTAGTACTCTTTGGATACTTGATTCATgactagctgggagtcgcctaggACCAGGAGACGGCGGATGCCCATTCTGGCCGCCGCCCTCAATCCCGCAAGGAGTCCTTCGTATTCCGCCATGTTGTTCGTGGCTCAGAAGTCGAGCCGAACGACGTACTTGAGGACGTCCCCGCTTGGCGAAGTCAGCGTGACTCCAGCGCCTGCACCTTGAAGGTTGAGGGAACCATCGAAATGCGTAACCCAATGCCCGCAACGAATGTCGGCGTTTGGGTCCTCCCCATCTCCGAGAAGAGATGGGACGTTTGGTGGAACAGGTTCGTCCACTGGGGTCCACTCCGCGATGAAGTCAGCCAGGACCTGGCTTTTGATCGCGTGTCGTGGTTcgaagtgcaaatcgaactcagccAGCTCGATGGCCCACTTTACAACCTGACCAGTGCCCTCTCGGttgtgcaagatttggccgagggggtaggATGTCACTATAGAAACCCGATGCGCTTGGAAATAGTGGCGCAATTTCCTTGAGGCCATTAAAACCGCATAAAGCATTTTCtgggcctgtgggtatcgggtcttCGCATCTCGGAGTGCCTCGCtgacaaagtagacgggccgctatacctttcggcggggccggtCCGTATTGTCAGGGGCAGATGATCTGGGGCTCCCTTACTCAGGGGCCCCGAGGGGGTCTCGAGCCATGTCGGGATCATAGGCCTCGGGACCACTCGCCAAaagcctcccctcctcccacgGGGGCCTCGGGGTCCTCCTGGTGGCTAGGGGCTTCGGGCACCGGACCTTCGGGGGACGAAGGGCCATCGCGAGTTAAAGGGACCTCCGGTCCGCTTTCTTCGCACTCGACCACTAGGGCGGCACTCACCACATGGGGGGTCGCGGCCAAGTAGAGCAGCAACTGTTCCTCCGGCCCCGGGGCTACCAAGATGGGGGGGGGAAGGTGAGGCAAGCTTGGTTGAAAGCTtgctcagcttcctccgtccacacGAACGGGCcagagcgcttgaggagcttgaaTAGGGGTAGTGCCCTCTCTCCCAACCTCGATATGaatcgacttagggcggccatgcatccagtgacgcactgcacatccctaagcttgctgggggcgCATCCTCTCTATCGCGCATATTTTCTCGGGATTAGCTTCTATGCCTCGGGAGGAGACTAGAAAACCGAGAAGTTTGTCCGCCGgcacaccgaacacacacttatcagGGTTCAGTTTCACGCGCGTGGACCTAATACTGTCGAAAGTCTCGGCCAAATCCTGCAGCAACGTGTCCTGGTGGCGCGTCTTTACCACCAggtcatcgacatacgcctctATATTACACCCTATCTGATTACTCAAAGTAATACGAGTCATGCGCTGAAAGGTAgggcctgcattctttaacccaaaAGGCATAGTTGTATAACAAAAAGTGCCCACAGGAGTAATGAaggcagttttttcctcatcttccctagCCATGCAGATCTGGTGATACCCAGAGTaggcatctagaaaacacaaaaggtcgcaccccgtagtggagtcgactatctgatctatgcgtggtagAGGGAAGGGATCTTTAgggcatgccttgttgaggtccgtgtagtcgatgcacatccggagCTTGCCGTTGGCCTTCgggacgaccaccgggttcgccagccactccggatggataatgtcacgcccagaaattcactagtaatttccgaactaatttgtgcatgaaatcctcgtccaggaatcagccgaggtacacaaactgacaatttaatatacatattcatcataataataacgttacatacttataaaagaaaagaaaacaacagcggaattacggtctagcgaagctccggctccactcccacaggcagctcaactggggtataagccaaacgtcttctccttcgcaacttgtcttccactgaggtttgattgattattgcaaggtgagcatatgacatactcaacaagccacacaacaaatatgcaagtgcacaaggataccaaagaatggcataatatagggcttatttgcaaaagcagcatttagcaaacatttgagatttgtaaaacagtagagtaattaatcatcaatattaatcaacactgaacagcacacccatgctgcacaggcccaaccatcctgaacaaccatacccggctgtatagatctatctccaaaccagaaatgtaccattccaaaccaggagctaatcaaattattaccagttatagcatcatttattatggtgaaaagtgtgaaactaatcacgaaagacattgttagacctgcccataactgcgggcacggctattcgaatagttttactctggccagaggtgtaccactgtacccacaagacacagctccacgacatgtcaccatgcgcctcaataccaccacggtacctcggaaaggagctgtgacagtacccctcgcataacacaatccaccacagcgcaccgttcctggatcataatcactcccttataaaacaaggcatggactccccagcgacccccgtgggcttatctccgccacttctcagtctggtgccccgcaatgaaccatgctatacaaaaggtaaagccgttgcccacgctggcttgtggttggcacggttaatgtttcacaaccgaaactcgtgaaccagtccttaattgtcatgagcacgaccatcaaaaccatgtgctcacaactcaccattaatcatattttaattatcaattaattatcataacacgattgaccatcgtgagctaccattaaatataaccataaataataatgtagtatgattcatcccattaatgaactaatgtttctaagcacggctaagcaattatatatatagcatttagctgaaccaatccaatatataaggtccaagctaataaatttattacccataggaaaataaagtcatcttcggccataattaattgggaaaggctcaccacccgatgacattcgaaaataatgcatgagttgaaataaaacattagctttaaataggttcaacatgctcaaagggttgtttgggatctgtgtgacttgccttgagcttccgcaaacgcttccgaaccttcctcaacaaaaacgctctcctccggaacgtcggaaactaaagcaaaagaacaaaatcaacaaaacagtacaaaaacaagcataaacagtacatgtggatatttttaacatgtagatctcgattttagatgaatttagcgacttgaaccactcgaatccgagttacgatgatttagttatgaatttccgaagtttaatcGATTTTCATCTAATCCAGAAAATTATTACGAATTAAATAAAAGATTTATGACGTcacgatgacgtcatcgccggccTAGCACTGGACGACGCGGCCACCGGCGATAGAGAGCTCGACCGGGCTCACCGAGGACACCAACGCGAAGAGGATgacgacgcgaactcaccggtaCAAAGAACAACGACGGataacgacgaacgacgaccggcgacgaggttcgacggcggctcggctcggctcgggtccccgacggcgacggcgctccggtggTCTTCGGCGGCTGCGAAGGGGTGGACAGGGTGCTCCTCCGCCGTGCGAACCCGGTGGCGGCGACAGATGGCGACGGTGGCTATGGTAGTGGAACGGCAGCGACTTGGCACGCACGAGCAGTAGCAGCATGGCTGTAGCAGGGAGTGGCACAGCGACGGCTAGGCGGCTAGCGCAGCGGCGACGCTAGGGCAGTAGCTAAGcgtggcacggcggcggctactcGACGACAAAAACGAGAGATTAAAAACTAAACCGAGGGAACACGGATAGAAGTCTCACCGAACCAAAGCgatcagagagagagatgacGACGGTGACCCGACGACAACAcatggagacgacgacgatgctagACAAATAACGGATTAGATTGAATTAAGACCCTAAGGATAAAGTACACCGGTGAATGACAtaggagcggcggttgccggcgaaccacggcacaataatgcaaacggagggcaccgggagaAAGAGGAGGCAACGGCGATGCTTACCAACACTTACGCAGCGATGAACGGCGAAGGAGATGGCCGGCGATGACTTTCCGGTGATCTTCGGCGGATGACAAATGGCGGATGGGCTTCTCCTCGCAGCTGCAAATCCaatggagacgacggcgaccgaaggcgatGACGGACGACGCGGTTGGAggcacggcggcgctccggttcaCGATGACGGCCAATCTCCGGTTGGATTTGGCGCAAAAGAACCAGCGGCCGGGATAGAGCTCGACtttgcggagccgagggaggtggtggagcTGATCGGCGACggccgaggcgacggcgcacggcggctggAACGGctaccggcggcggagagagaagGAGCTCGCGGGGAGGGCGATTCCGACGACGGTGGAAGATGAGACATGAGGGGATAggtagaggacgactagggggtcctttatataggcaCGGGAGCTCGGGTCCGAGCCCAAATCGACTATAAAACTCGGGAAAGTCTAGGGTTCTCGCCGGAGTAAGGAAAGATTGAACCccgaaattggaaaggatttccatagaaacttttggggatttcttggggaaaaggaagaggagattgagaggattccattcccgcaactaatttggaaaaaggagcaacgAGGTGGCCGGattggtgggaggaggcggcacgGCTGCACAGGCTTGGGACGGCTCGGTCACTGTTTGGAGGTTGAAGATAGAGTACTGTTACAAGGGTTCCTTAACTCCGGAGAGCACTCTCGCTCTTCTTCTCCTAGAGTTTAGGTTTTCTGAGAGTCGTCCCCTttttcggtgggcaaggtcctccttttatatctcaaggggataccacatgcaccgcctctacctactcttctttcggGTGGGaacccaccctatcttgaccggGACTCGACCCGTGTCTTCGCTTGGAAGCAAAGccacagcttgtccttgagtggggcccagcgccgtcccTCGCCTGACATGGGGGATAGCCCTGTCATTCCCCCATTAATGGATGAAGACTTGTGGTGgccgccgtccgaatgaccctccgatgggacgggtcatacctaccccCACTTCATTGGGAGCAGACGTGACGTGGGAGCTCGGTTGTCGGTCTAGTCAGACGTGACCAGAATCATGACCggtcacaaaccggtcattcttTGATTATGGCATGTCAGATTCGCACACCGCACGTCTGCCttactgcattaaatgcggcatgGGGCAGTTGGGGCGTTGTGTGCATTAATGGAGGCTCAGCCTGGGCCCCCTCCTCGCTCGATCCCTCCGCCACATGGCggctgggcgagggcctcggggcgaagcGGTGCAAAggcccgaggggcatgacgtggcaccccgaggccccgacCTCCCTCCGGTCGCTCCAGCGATCCGCGGGTTGCGTGGGCAAGACCAGGCTGTAGGGACACGCGGCAGGACAGGAAGGTAGATTTCCCACGCTTCACATACCCCCAGACCCATATCTCCGACATTATCGTAGATTATCAACTTCATTATAgtgataaataaaatattttaagaaataaactaAGCAAATAGCTTATGTAAGTAATCTAAATATTACAATAGaagaaatatttttaataaaacataTTATTTGAGATGTGGAGCAAATAATCAATTTCAAAGTTCAGCTGCCACTGCTTCTGTACAACAGTGAACGGACATAATCAATCTGAAATTGGCAAACATGTCTGATGCAATGGCCCAGTGACCCCAGTACATGCAAAAACGTACTAGTACGTGCACGAGATATCTTCGATTTAAAGAGCACAAGATATATTCACTGTACTACAAATTAAACAGCAGGAGTACGAACAATCGCAACGGAGGGTTTATGTACACATTTTACACATCATGTGAATTACTACAGCCTAACACGTACAGATCGCTATAGTTTCATTTCCACGTATATTACATCTTCCGGTACCTCATACATCACGTACTAACAGTTCACCACGTGCAGCGTATGTATGTCTTTCTTTCCTTCTGAGACCACCTACCAAACGGTGACTGCATTCATGCTGCCATTTTCGTAGCTACAAATCCAAGCCTCCACTTGTACTGTGATTCGATGCGCAGACCCAAGACGCAAGCAGCAGAGACGAATCAGTACTGGCGGTGACATGTTGGGATGGACCGGCGTGTGTGTTACTTGCTGTTCCTTTTCCTGGGCACCCAGCAGCAGTGCAAGCCGTAGGGCAGCCCGTACGGGAACTTGGCCCGCGCGACCTCCTCGAACGTCTTGCCGTCCAGCACCAGCGCATAGCCCGACCCGTCCTTGGCGCTCACCATCGATATCGCCACGCCTGCCATCAATAACAGAGTTGGTCAAGTTATTACAAACGAAACGAGGCAAAGCCAAGACGTACGTATACGCAGCCAACGAGGAGAGATGGTGACACTaaccgtcgtcttcctcggtgGCGCCGGGGCGTGGCACGAAGAAGGGCTCGGACGGCACGGAGCCCTCCTCGTGCCAGTTCTTGGCCGTCCTCTCCACCAGGTCGACCTTGGTGAGCGTGTTGGGGAAGTTGCACGGCCGGCGGGCGCCGCAGGCGTAGGCGTACCGGTACTCCCTGCCGACGTGCGCCGGGTTGATGCTGCACATGTCCATGCCCCGCCCGTGCTCCTCCGGGTCCAGCGCCGTCTCCAGCTCGCCGAACTGGCTCCCGTCCAGGGGGATCCTGAACCGCCCCACCCTACACATGGTGTTCCCCGTCATCCATCGTGCATACGTGCATGCGTAGCGTAGCAAATTGACGGCGGGACGTCGTCGTGTGGCTCGTGTGTGTACGTACCTGGCGTCGGGGAGGACGTCCTGGCCGCTGGAGGAGCGGAGGTTGTGGAGGCGGAGCTTGTCGAGGATGGCGGTGTTGGCGTTGTGCTCGCAGCAGTCGGCGATGATCGCCGTCACGCGCCCCTCCTCGTCCGTCTCCTCGTACGCGTTGATGAAGTGGAACGTCACGAACGGCGGCACCTCCACGCTCGCCACCTTCGGTTGGCCATCGTCCCGACAAATATCATCATTAGATCACCCAACCAATTAAATAGGCAAAACGGGAACGCACTACGGGCGGCAGCGATTGATGATGGCTTACAATCTTGCCGCTGGCCTTGCACATGACGTGCATGTAGCTGCCGGACTCGAGGTGCCACTCGAACTTGTACAGCGGCGTGGGCTCGGCGCGGAGGAGGTTCTTGGCGCAGTAGCGGAGCGGCATCTCCGGCACGACGACGTAGTGCTCGGTGACGGGGAACGAGTGCACCCACCCTGGCGCCGGCCCGCCGCGGCAGTCCACCCTGCCGACGAACTGCCTCTCGTTGCTACCGGCGTCCATCCTCGCCACCACGTAGCCGGGCCGGATCAGGTCGGGGATCAGCGTCCAGAACTCGGTGTCGGTCACGATCGGGTGCGCCGAGTGGATCAGCCCGCCCAGCTTGTCCGTGTACTGGAACTTGCCGACCGTGTCGAGCGTGTCCGGGTCGACCTGGATGGAGCCCTTGATGGTCTCCGTGAGGCAGAGCACGCGGCCGTCGCCGAGCATGACGACGCCGGTGTTGGAGTTGTCGGTGAGCGACGAGCCCGAGAAGAGGGTCGCCAGCTGGCCGACGTAGGACAGGAAGTTGTCCGGCTTGGGCACCTCCGAGAACTCGCGGTAGCACACCTtgccgtgcgcgcgcgccgccttgTACGCCTCCGACTCGATCTGCCGGTGCGCGCccacggcgcggccgccgcggaaCGAGACGCGCACCAGCGTCGCGTAGCCGTCGAACAGGTGCCGGAAGCcgtagtcgccgaggttccatAGTCCCGGGCCGTTCCTCAGGTACGTGCCATCCTGCAGCAAGTATGCATCGATCCGATCAATCATTTGCAGCACGTCGACAAATCCGT encodes the following:
- the LOC136355491 gene encoding uncharacterized protein; amino-acid sequence: MAAEVEASLRLREEAAAKRDRVTLVAKASADRLAEELRLREEACRERDVALAEREADVNRDEVASHRLGEQLAKREEAVAGRAAIAARASELEAREKDLAAGGQPGSAELVSQPTTAQSTLADLERLVQDQAGEIAALRLTNEIGPGQLSDARLEEEIGETVKSSSASLAWAAVELVLASHQARNPDFVPWRALEDFPPGTEAKAREQVRETADAIVSNFEGSAPRFTFGLASNEESRSGDDDDDVGGEDWDDVVSGAGLGGPGTP
- the LOC4326177 gene encoding carotenoid cleavage dioxygenase 8 homolog B, chloroplastic produces the protein MSPAMLQASSLCVSAALSGAASRPGRLASQGHQGKRAVAQPLAASAVTEAAPPAPVVAPPARPVDAPRRRGGRGGGGGGGELVAWKSVRQERWEGALEVDGELPLWLDGTYLRNGPGLWNLGDYGFRHLFDGYATLVRVSFRGGRAVGAHRQIESEAYKAARAHGKVCYREFSEVPKPDNFLSYVGQLATLFSGSSLTDNSNTGVVMLGDGRVLCLTETIKGSIQVDPDTLDTVGKFQYTDKLGGLIHSAHPIVTDTEFWTLIPDLIRPGYVVARMDAGSNERQFVGRVDCRGGPAPGWVHSFPVTEHYVVVPEMPLRYCAKNLLRAEPTPLYKFEWHLESGSYMHVMCKASGKIVASVEVPPFVTFHFINAYEETDEEGRVTAIIADCCEHNANTAILDKLRLHNLRSSSGQDVLPDARVGRFRIPLDGSQFGELETALDPEEHGRGMDMCSINPAHVGREYRYAYACGARRPCNFPNTLTKVDLVERTAKNWHEEGSVPSEPFFVPRPGATEEDDGVAISMVSAKDGSGYALVLDGKTFEEVARAKFPYGLPYGLHCCWVPRKRNSK